Proteins encoded by one window of Dreissena polymorpha isolate Duluth1 chromosome 11, UMN_Dpol_1.0, whole genome shotgun sequence:
- the LOC127850869 gene encoding trimeric autotransporter adhesin AtaA-like isoform X2 yields MIDQKRDSGETSGFLDQQNLPPFVLLDPVTVVTDSVVPEHSGKRKKSSPKQQIRKRKNEKIPNPRPKKVTPKPKAASTPKATRKGASHPQDASTPKEATILLGSNGRQLNVLSQTDVYNGPGAKPNRAPVHVADLSQDQQELLASHINSQHCHKATMTEPAMTFLTAEEVAGYVCINYVGKKLDGFEKKLDSFESVVRSVEKQLRRLVACEVLEAVSGDVTVPDAFDVNDAPVSACDVNDNSVVSLSDAVCHDVVSIGHDSICLSGGSVVSNGVMTVAGCETSCRANPDASIAGSLVGHDSLYVAGGFAGYHSVSEAGGFAGRDGLSIGGGVIGTGGFSVGGSVVGRDGLSIGGGVVDTGVFSLVGGVVGGDGLSIGGGVVGTGGFSVGDGVVGRDGLSMKGGVVGTGGFSVGGGVVGGDDLSIGGGVVGTGGLSVGGGVVGRTGLSAGGAVVGRDGLSIGGGVVGTGGFSVGGGGVGRNGLSSGDGVVGRNGLSAGDGVVGRNGLSAGGGVVGRNGLSAGGGVVGRNGLCAGGGVVGRNGLSAGGGVVDRNGLSAGDGVVGRNGLSAGDGVVGRNGLSAGDGVVGRNGLSAGGAVVGRNGLSAGGGVVGRNGLSSGDGVVGRNGLSSGGGVVGRNGLSSGGGVVGRNGLSSGDGVVSRNGLSAGDGVVGRNGLSAGGGVVGHDGLAVGHVMEGQDVFYVGGGPVGLDVNSVGNGDIRWGVRSRSGFSDLDVVNNGRLFDNVSDMISPHVGYGERDRELNSGFIVYENSRDDDMDDDLGGKRVVSADRVPLRSRFEQLPVVIRSYIDMQSVSKNAPVMLHPDILDSLITQHDGNISRFVWDLTKLLYSNEEMIDSSFNGKGTRKALSPRRKSLILNGAQQAFPGVGKCTQYIATAINNGLKNKRTYQKKN; encoded by the exons GGGACAGTGGAGAAACTAGTGGATTTCTTGACCAGCAG AATCTTCCACCATTTGTTCTTTTGGACCCAGTAACTGTTGTAACCGACTCGGTTGTTCCCGAACACTCTGGGAAACGTAAGAAGTCATCTCCAAAACAACAAATCAGAAAACGAAAG AATGAAAAAATCCCTAACCCAAGACCCAAGAAAGTGACCCCTAAACCGAAAGCTGCATCGACTCCGAAGGCAACTCGAAAAGGGGCATCACATCCACAAGATGCCTCAACTCCGAAAGAGGCAACAATATTATTG GGCTCCAATGGAAGACAATTGAATGTCCTGAGTCAAACAGACGTCTACAACGGCCCAGGAGCAAAACCTAACCGAGCCCCTGTCCATGTGGCTGACCTGAGCCAGGACCAACAGGAGCTGTTGGCAAGTCATATCAACAGCCAACATTGCCACAAAGCAACGATGACTGAGCCTGCAATGACTTTTCTTACTGCAGAAGAGGTAGCAGGCTACGTTTGCATAAACTATGTGGGTAAAAAGCTTGATGGTTTTGAAAAGAAACTTGACTCATTTGAGAGTGTAGTACGAAGTGTTGAGAAACAGTTACGAAGGTTGGTGGCCTGTGAAGTTCTAGAGGCTGTTTCTGGTGATGTAACTGTTCCTGATGCGTTTGATGTCAATGATGCGCCTGTCAGTGCTTGTGACGTAAATGATAATTCTGTTGTGTCTTTAAGTGATGCTGTTTGTCATGATGTTGTGTCTATTGGGCATGACAGTATTTGTTTGTCTGGCGGCAGTGTTGTTAGTAATGGTGTCATGACTGTAGCTGGGTGTGAAACTAGTTGTAGAGCAAATCCAGATGCATCTATTGCTGGCAGTCTTGTAGGTCATGATAGTTTGTATGTAGCAGGTGGGTTTGCAGGGTATCATAGTGTGTCTGAAGCAGGTGGGTTTGCAGGTCGAGATGGTCTGTCCATAGGAGGTGGTGTTATAGGTACAGGTGGTTTTTCTGTAGGAGGTAGTGTTGTAGGTCGAGATGGTCTGTCCATAGGAGGTGGTGTTGTAGATACAGGTGTTTTTTCTTTAGTTGGTGGTGTTGTAGGTGGAGATGGTCTGTCCATAGGAGGTGGTGTTGTAGGTACAGGTGGTTTTTCTGTAGGAGATGGTGTTGTAGGTCGAGATGGTCTGTCCATGAAAGGTGGTGTTGTAGGTACAGGTGGTTTTTCTGTGGGAGGTGGTGTTGTAGGTGGAGATGATCTGTCCATAGGAG GTGGTGTTGTAGGTACAGGTGGTTTGTCTGTAGGAGGTGGTGTTGTAGGTAGAACTGGTTTGTCTGCAGGAGGTGCAGTTGTAGGTCGAGATGGTCTGTCCATAGGAGGTGGTGTTGTAGGTACAGGTGGTTTTTCTGTAGGAGGTGGTGGTgtaggtagaaatggtttgtctTCAGGGGATGGAGTTgtaggtagaaatggtttgtcAGCAGGAGATGGAGTTgtaggtagaaatggtttgtctgcaggag gtggagttgtaggtagaaatggtttgtctgcaggaggtggagttgtag gtagaaatggtttgtgtgcaggaggtggagttgtaggtagaaatggtttgtctgcaggaggtggagttgtagatagaaatggtttgtctgcaggagatggagttgtaggtagaaatggtttgtctgcaggagatggagttgtaggtagaaatggtttgtctgcaggagatggagttgtaggtagaaatggtttgtctgcaggaggtgcagttgtaggtagaaatggtttgtctgcaggaggtggagttgtaggtagaaatggtttgtctTCAGGAGATGGAGTTgtaggtagaaatggtttgtcttcaggaggtggagttgtaggtagaaatggtttgtcttcaggaggtggagttgtaggtagaaatggtttgtctTCAGGAGATGGAGTTGTAAgtagaaatggtttgtctgcaggagatggagttgtaggtagaaatggtttgtctgcAGGAGGTGGTGTGGTGGGTCATGATGGTTTAGCTGTAGGCCATGTCATGGAAGGTCAAGATGTTTTTTATGTTGGAGGTGGTCCAGTTGGTTTGGATGTTAATTCTGTTGGAAATGGTGATATTCGATGGGGCGTCAGGTCAAGAAGTGGTTTTTCTGATCTAGATGTTGTTAATAACGGTCGTCTCTTTGATAATGTAAGTGATATGATTTCCCCGCATGTTGGATATGGTGAAAGGGATAGGGAATTAAACAGTGGATTTATTGTGTATGAAAATAGTAGGGATGATGATATGGATGATGATTTGGGTGGTAAAAGGGTTGTGTCTGCTGATAGGGTCCCTTTGAGGTCAAGGTTTGAGCAGCTTCCAGTGGTTATAAGGTCATATATTGATATGCAGTCTGTTTCAAAAAATGCGCCTGTGATGCTTCATCCAGACATTTTAGATAGTTTGATTACTCAACATGACGGGAACATATCAAGATTTGTGTGGGATTTGACTAAACTTTTGTATTCAAATGAAGAAATGATAGATAGCTCATTCAATGGCAAGGGAACAAGAAAAGCATTGTCGCCGAGAAGAAAATCGCTTATTCTAAATGGAGCGCAACAGGCATTTCCTGGAGTTGGAAAATGCACCCAGTATATTGCCACCGCCATCAACAATgggttaaaaaataaaagaacctATCAGAAAAAGAACTAA
- the LOC127850869 gene encoding probable autotransporter ROD_p1121 isoform X46, with protein MIDQKRDSGETSGFLDQQNLPPFVLLDPVTVVTDSVVPEHSGKRKKSSPKQQIRKRKNEKIPNPRPKKVTPKPKAASTPKATRKGASHPQDASTPKEATILLGSNGRQLNVLSQTDVYNGPGAKPNRAPVHVADLSQDQQELLASHINSQHCHKATMTEPAMTFLTAEEVAGYVCINYVGKKLDGFEKKLDSFESVVRSVEKQLRRLVACEVLEAVSGDVTVPDAFDVNDAPVSACDVNDNSVVSLSDAVCHDVVSIGHDSICLSGGSVVSNGVMTVAGCETSCRANPDASIAGSLVGHDSLYVAGGFAGYHSVSEAGGFAGRDGLSIGGGVIGTGGFSVGGSVVGRDGLSIGGGVVDTGVFSLVGGVVGGDGLSIGGGVVGTGGFSVGDGVVGRDGLSMKGGVVGTGGFSVGGGVVGGDDLSIGGGVVGTGGLSVGGGVVGRTGLSAGGAVVGRDGLSIGGGVVGTGGFSVGGGGVGRNGLSSGDGVVGRNGLSAGGGVVDRNGLSSGGGVVGRNGLSAGGGVVGRNGLSSGDRVVGRNGLCAGGGVVGRNGLSAGDGVVGRNGLSAGDGVVGRNGLSAGGGVVGHDGLAVGHVMEGQDVFYVGGGPVGLDVNSVGNGDIRWGVRSRSGFSDLDVVNNGRLFDNVSDMISPHVGYGERDRELNSGFIVYENSRDDDMDDDLGGKRVVSADRVPLRSRFEQLPVVIRSYIDMQSVSKNAPVMLHPDILDSLITQHDGNISRFVWDLTKLLYSNEEMIDSSFNGKGTRKALSPRRKSLILNGAQQAFPGVGKCTQYIATAINNGLKNKRTYQKKN; from the exons GGGACAGTGGAGAAACTAGTGGATTTCTTGACCAGCAG AATCTTCCACCATTTGTTCTTTTGGACCCAGTAACTGTTGTAACCGACTCGGTTGTTCCCGAACACTCTGGGAAACGTAAGAAGTCATCTCCAAAACAACAAATCAGAAAACGAAAG AATGAAAAAATCCCTAACCCAAGACCCAAGAAAGTGACCCCTAAACCGAAAGCTGCATCGACTCCGAAGGCAACTCGAAAAGGGGCATCACATCCACAAGATGCCTCAACTCCGAAAGAGGCAACAATATTATTG GGCTCCAATGGAAGACAATTGAATGTCCTGAGTCAAACAGACGTCTACAACGGCCCAGGAGCAAAACCTAACCGAGCCCCTGTCCATGTGGCTGACCTGAGCCAGGACCAACAGGAGCTGTTGGCAAGTCATATCAACAGCCAACATTGCCACAAAGCAACGATGACTGAGCCTGCAATGACTTTTCTTACTGCAGAAGAGGTAGCAGGCTACGTTTGCATAAACTATGTGGGTAAAAAGCTTGATGGTTTTGAAAAGAAACTTGACTCATTTGAGAGTGTAGTACGAAGTGTTGAGAAACAGTTACGAAGGTTGGTGGCCTGTGAAGTTCTAGAGGCTGTTTCTGGTGATGTAACTGTTCCTGATGCGTTTGATGTCAATGATGCGCCTGTCAGTGCTTGTGACGTAAATGATAATTCTGTTGTGTCTTTAAGTGATGCTGTTTGTCATGATGTTGTGTCTATTGGGCATGACAGTATTTGTTTGTCTGGCGGCAGTGTTGTTAGTAATGGTGTCATGACTGTAGCTGGGTGTGAAACTAGTTGTAGAGCAAATCCAGATGCATCTATTGCTGGCAGTCTTGTAGGTCATGATAGTTTGTATGTAGCAGGTGGGTTTGCAGGGTATCATAGTGTGTCTGAAGCAGGTGGGTTTGCAGGTCGAGATGGTCTGTCCATAGGAGGTGGTGTTATAGGTACAGGTGGTTTTTCTGTAGGAGGTAGTGTTGTAGGTCGAGATGGTCTGTCCATAGGAGGTGGTGTTGTAGATACAGGTGTTTTTTCTTTAGTTGGTGGTGTTGTAGGTGGAGATGGTCTGTCCATAGGAGGTGGTGTTGTAGGTACAGGTGGTTTTTCTGTAGGAGATGGTGTTGTAGGTCGAGATGGTCTGTCCATGAAAGGTGGTGTTGTAGGTACAGGTGGTTTTTCTGTGGGAGGTGGTGTTGTAGGTGGAGATGATCTGTCCATAGGAG GTGGTGTTGTAGGTACAGGTGGTTTGTCTGTAGGAGGTGGTGTTGTAGGTAGAACTGGTTTGTCTGCAGGAGGTGCAGTTGTAGGTCGAGATGGTCTGTCCATAGGAGGTGGTGTTGTAGGTACAGGTGGTTTTTCTGTAGGAGGTGGTGGTgtaggtagaaatggtttgtctTCAGGGGATGGAGTTgtag gtagaaatggtttgtctgcaggaggtggagttgtagatagaaatggtttgtcttcaggaggtggagttgtaggtagaaatggtttgtctgcaggaggtggagttgtaggtagaaatggtttgtctTCAGGAGATAGAGTTgtaggtagaaatggtttgtgtgcaggaggtggagttgtaggtagaaatggtttgtctgcaggag atggagttgtaggtagaaatggtttgtctgcaggagatggagttgtag gtagaaatggtttgtctgcAGGAGGTGGTGTGGTGGGTCATGATGGTTTAGCTGTAGGCCATGTCATGGAAGGTCAAGATGTTTTTTATGTTGGAGGTGGTCCAGTTGGTTTGGATGTTAATTCTGTTGGAAATGGTGATATTCGATGGGGCGTCAGGTCAAGAAGTGGTTTTTCTGATCTAGATGTTGTTAATAACGGTCGTCTCTTTGATAATGTAAGTGATATGATTTCCCCGCATGTTGGATATGGTGAAAGGGATAGGGAATTAAACAGTGGATTTATTGTGTATGAAAATAGTAGGGATGATGATATGGATGATGATTTGGGTGGTAAAAGGGTTGTGTCTGCTGATAGGGTCCCTTTGAGGTCAAGGTTTGAGCAGCTTCCAGTGGTTATAAGGTCATATATTGATATGCAGTCTGTTTCAAAAAATGCGCCTGTGATGCTTCATCCAGACATTTTAGATAGTTTGATTACTCAACATGACGGGAACATATCAAGATTTGTGTGGGATTTGACTAAACTTTTGTATTCAAATGAAGAAATGATAGATAGCTCATTCAATGGCAAGGGAACAAGAAAAGCATTGTCGCCGAGAAGAAAATCGCTTATTCTAAATGGAGCGCAACAGGCATTTCCTGGAGTTGGAAAATGCACCCAGTATATTGCCACCGCCATCAACAATgggttaaaaaataaaagaacctATCAGAAAAAGAACTAA
- the LOC127850869 gene encoding probable autotransporter ROD_p1121 isoform X31, which produces MIDQKRDSGETSGFLDQQNLPPFVLLDPVTVVTDSVVPEHSGKRKKSSPKQQIRKRKNEKIPNPRPKKVTPKPKAASTPKATRKGASHPQDASTPKEATILLGSNGRQLNVLSQTDVYNGPGAKPNRAPVHVADLSQDQQELLASHINSQHCHKATMTEPAMTFLTAEEVAGYVCINYVGKKLDGFEKKLDSFESVVRSVEKQLRRLVACEVLEAVSGDVTVPDAFDVNDAPVSACDVNDNSVVSLSDAVCHDVVSIGHDSICLSGGSVVSNGVMTVAGCETSCRANPDASIAGSLVGHDSLYVAGGFAGYHSVSEAGGFAGRDGLSIGGGVIGTGGFSVGGSVVGRDGLSIGGGVVDTGVFSLVGGVVGGDGLSIGGGVVGTGGFSVGDGVVGRDGLSMKGGVVGTGGFSVGGGVVGGDDLSIGGGVVGTGGLSVGGGVVGRTGLSAGGAVVGRDGLSIGGGVVGTGGFSVGGGGVGRNGLSSGDGVVGRNGLSAGDGVVGRNGLSAGGAVVGRNGLSAGGGVVGRNGLSSGDGVVGRNGLSSGGGVVGRNGLSSGGGVVGRNGLSSGDGVVSRNGLSAGDGVVGRNGLSAGGGVVGHDGLAVGHVMEGQDVFYVGGGPVGLDVNSVGNGDIRWGVRSRSGFSDLDVVNNGRLFDNVSDMISPHVGYGERDRELNSGFIVYENSRDDDMDDDLGGKRVVSADRVPLRSRFEQLPVVIRSYIDMQSVSKNAPVMLHPDILDSLITQHDGNISRFVWDLTKLLYSNEEMIDSSFNGKGTRKALSPRRKSLILNGAQQAFPGVGKCTQYIATAINNGLKNKRTYQKKN; this is translated from the exons GGGACAGTGGAGAAACTAGTGGATTTCTTGACCAGCAG AATCTTCCACCATTTGTTCTTTTGGACCCAGTAACTGTTGTAACCGACTCGGTTGTTCCCGAACACTCTGGGAAACGTAAGAAGTCATCTCCAAAACAACAAATCAGAAAACGAAAG AATGAAAAAATCCCTAACCCAAGACCCAAGAAAGTGACCCCTAAACCGAAAGCTGCATCGACTCCGAAGGCAACTCGAAAAGGGGCATCACATCCACAAGATGCCTCAACTCCGAAAGAGGCAACAATATTATTG GGCTCCAATGGAAGACAATTGAATGTCCTGAGTCAAACAGACGTCTACAACGGCCCAGGAGCAAAACCTAACCGAGCCCCTGTCCATGTGGCTGACCTGAGCCAGGACCAACAGGAGCTGTTGGCAAGTCATATCAACAGCCAACATTGCCACAAAGCAACGATGACTGAGCCTGCAATGACTTTTCTTACTGCAGAAGAGGTAGCAGGCTACGTTTGCATAAACTATGTGGGTAAAAAGCTTGATGGTTTTGAAAAGAAACTTGACTCATTTGAGAGTGTAGTACGAAGTGTTGAGAAACAGTTACGAAGGTTGGTGGCCTGTGAAGTTCTAGAGGCTGTTTCTGGTGATGTAACTGTTCCTGATGCGTTTGATGTCAATGATGCGCCTGTCAGTGCTTGTGACGTAAATGATAATTCTGTTGTGTCTTTAAGTGATGCTGTTTGTCATGATGTTGTGTCTATTGGGCATGACAGTATTTGTTTGTCTGGCGGCAGTGTTGTTAGTAATGGTGTCATGACTGTAGCTGGGTGTGAAACTAGTTGTAGAGCAAATCCAGATGCATCTATTGCTGGCAGTCTTGTAGGTCATGATAGTTTGTATGTAGCAGGTGGGTTTGCAGGGTATCATAGTGTGTCTGAAGCAGGTGGGTTTGCAGGTCGAGATGGTCTGTCCATAGGAGGTGGTGTTATAGGTACAGGTGGTTTTTCTGTAGGAGGTAGTGTTGTAGGTCGAGATGGTCTGTCCATAGGAGGTGGTGTTGTAGATACAGGTGTTTTTTCTTTAGTTGGTGGTGTTGTAGGTGGAGATGGTCTGTCCATAGGAGGTGGTGTTGTAGGTACAGGTGGTTTTTCTGTAGGAGATGGTGTTGTAGGTCGAGATGGTCTGTCCATGAAAGGTGGTGTTGTAGGTACAGGTGGTTTTTCTGTGGGAGGTGGTGTTGTAGGTGGAGATGATCTGTCCATAGGAG GTGGTGTTGTAGGTACAGGTGGTTTGTCTGTAGGAGGTGGTGTTGTAGGTAGAACTGGTTTGTCTGCAGGAGGTGCAGTTGTAGGTCGAGATGGTCTGTCCATAGGAGGTGGTGTTGTAGGTACAGGTGGTTTTTCTGTAGGAGGTGGTGGTgtaggtagaaatggtttgtctTCAGGGGATGGAGTTgtag gtagaaatggtttgtctgcaggagatggagttgtaggtagaaatggtttgtctgcaggaggtgcagttgtaggtagaaatggtttgtctgcaggaggtggagttgtaggtagaaatggtttgtctTCAGGAGATGGAGTTgtaggtagaaatggtttgtcttcaggaggtggagttgtaggtagaaatggtttgtcttcaggaggtggagttgtaggtagaaatggtttgtctTCAGGAGATGGAGTTGTAAgtagaaatggtttgtctgcaggagatggagttgtaggtagaaatggtttgtctgcAGGAGGTGGTGTGGTGGGTCATGATGGTTTAGCTGTAGGCCATGTCATGGAAGGTCAAGATGTTTTTTATGTTGGAGGTGGTCCAGTTGGTTTGGATGTTAATTCTGTTGGAAATGGTGATATTCGATGGGGCGTCAGGTCAAGAAGTGGTTTTTCTGATCTAGATGTTGTTAATAACGGTCGTCTCTTTGATAATGTAAGTGATATGATTTCCCCGCATGTTGGATATGGTGAAAGGGATAGGGAATTAAACAGTGGATTTATTGTGTATGAAAATAGTAGGGATGATGATATGGATGATGATTTGGGTGGTAAAAGGGTTGTGTCTGCTGATAGGGTCCCTTTGAGGTCAAGGTTTGAGCAGCTTCCAGTGGTTATAAGGTCATATATTGATATGCAGTCTGTTTCAAAAAATGCGCCTGTGATGCTTCATCCAGACATTTTAGATAGTTTGATTACTCAACATGACGGGAACATATCAAGATTTGTGTGGGATTTGACTAAACTTTTGTATTCAAATGAAGAAATGATAGATAGCTCATTCAATGGCAAGGGAACAAGAAAAGCATTGTCGCCGAGAAGAAAATCGCTTATTCTAAATGGAGCGCAACAGGCATTTCCTGGAGTTGGAAAATGCACCCAGTATATTGCCACCGCCATCAACAATgggttaaaaaataaaagaacctATCAGAAAAAGAACTAA
- the LOC127850869 gene encoding uncharacterized protein LOC127850869 isoform X3, with protein sequence MIDQKRDSGETSGFLDQQNLPPFVLLDPVTVVTDSVVPEHSGKRKKSSPKQQIRKRKNEKIPNPRPKKVTPKPKAASTPKATRKGASHPQDASTPKEATILLGSNGRQLNVLSQTDVYNGPGAKPNRAPVHVADLSQDQQELLASHINSQHCHKATMTEPAMTFLTAEEVAGYVCINYVGKKLDGFEKKLDSFESVVRSVEKQLRRLVACEVLEAVSGDVTVPDAFDVNDAPVSACDVNDNSVVSLSDAVCHDVVSIGHDSICLSGGSVVSNGVMTVAGCETSCRANPDASIAGSLVGHDSLYVAGGFAGYHSVSEAGGFAGRDGLSIGGGVIGTGGFSVGGSVVGRDGLSIGGGVVDTGVFSLVGGVVGGDGLSIGGGVVGTGGFSVGDGVVGRDGLSMKGGVVGTGGFSVGGGVVGGDDLSIGGGVVGTGGLSVGGGVVGRTGLSAGGAVVGRDGLSIGGGVVGTGGFSVGGGGVGRNGLSSGDGVVGRNGLSAGGGVVGRNGLSAGGGVVGRNGLCAGGGVVGRNGLSAGGGVVDRNGLSAGDGVVGRNGLSAGDGVVGRNGLSAGDGVVGRNGLSAGGAVVGRNGLSAGGGVVGRNGLSSGDGVVGRNGLSSGGGVVGRNGLSSGGGVVGRNGLSSGDGVVSRNGLSAGDGVVGRNGLSAGGGVVGHDGLAVGHVMEGQDVFYVGGGPVGLDVNSVGNGDIRWGVRSRSGFSDLDVVNNGRLFDNVSDMISPHVGYGERDRELNSGFIVYENSRDDDMDDDLGGKRVVSADRVPLRSRFEQLPVVIRSYIDMQSVSKNAPVMLHPDILDSLITQHDGNISRFVWDLTKLLYSNEEMIDSSFNGKGTRKALSPRRKSLILNGAQQAFPGVGKCTQYIATAINNGLKNKRTYQKKN encoded by the exons GGGACAGTGGAGAAACTAGTGGATTTCTTGACCAGCAG AATCTTCCACCATTTGTTCTTTTGGACCCAGTAACTGTTGTAACCGACTCGGTTGTTCCCGAACACTCTGGGAAACGTAAGAAGTCATCTCCAAAACAACAAATCAGAAAACGAAAG AATGAAAAAATCCCTAACCCAAGACCCAAGAAAGTGACCCCTAAACCGAAAGCTGCATCGACTCCGAAGGCAACTCGAAAAGGGGCATCACATCCACAAGATGCCTCAACTCCGAAAGAGGCAACAATATTATTG GGCTCCAATGGAAGACAATTGAATGTCCTGAGTCAAACAGACGTCTACAACGGCCCAGGAGCAAAACCTAACCGAGCCCCTGTCCATGTGGCTGACCTGAGCCAGGACCAACAGGAGCTGTTGGCAAGTCATATCAACAGCCAACATTGCCACAAAGCAACGATGACTGAGCCTGCAATGACTTTTCTTACTGCAGAAGAGGTAGCAGGCTACGTTTGCATAAACTATGTGGGTAAAAAGCTTGATGGTTTTGAAAAGAAACTTGACTCATTTGAGAGTGTAGTACGAAGTGTTGAGAAACAGTTACGAAGGTTGGTGGCCTGTGAAGTTCTAGAGGCTGTTTCTGGTGATGTAACTGTTCCTGATGCGTTTGATGTCAATGATGCGCCTGTCAGTGCTTGTGACGTAAATGATAATTCTGTTGTGTCTTTAAGTGATGCTGTTTGTCATGATGTTGTGTCTATTGGGCATGACAGTATTTGTTTGTCTGGCGGCAGTGTTGTTAGTAATGGTGTCATGACTGTAGCTGGGTGTGAAACTAGTTGTAGAGCAAATCCAGATGCATCTATTGCTGGCAGTCTTGTAGGTCATGATAGTTTGTATGTAGCAGGTGGGTTTGCAGGGTATCATAGTGTGTCTGAAGCAGGTGGGTTTGCAGGTCGAGATGGTCTGTCCATAGGAGGTGGTGTTATAGGTACAGGTGGTTTTTCTGTAGGAGGTAGTGTTGTAGGTCGAGATGGTCTGTCCATAGGAGGTGGTGTTGTAGATACAGGTGTTTTTTCTTTAGTTGGTGGTGTTGTAGGTGGAGATGGTCTGTCCATAGGAGGTGGTGTTGTAGGTACAGGTGGTTTTTCTGTAGGAGATGGTGTTGTAGGTCGAGATGGTCTGTCCATGAAAGGTGGTGTTGTAGGTACAGGTGGTTTTTCTGTGGGAGGTGGTGTTGTAGGTGGAGATGATCTGTCCATAGGAG GTGGTGTTGTAGGTACAGGTGGTTTGTCTGTAGGAGGTGGTGTTGTAGGTAGAACTGGTTTGTCTGCAGGAGGTGCAGTTGTAGGTCGAGATGGTCTGTCCATAGGAGGTGGTGTTGTAGGTACAGGTGGTTTTTCTGTAGGAGGTGGTGGTgtaggtagaaatggtttgtctTCAGGGGATGGAGTTgtag gtagaaatggtttgtctgcaggag gtggagttgtaggtagaaatggtttgtctgcaggaggtggagttgtag gtagaaatggtttgtgtgcaggaggtggagttgtaggtagaaatggtttgtctgcaggaggtggagttgtagatagaaatggtttgtctgcaggagatggagttgtaggtagaaatggtttgtctgcaggagatggagttgtaggtagaaatggtttgtctgcaggagatggagttgtaggtagaaatggtttgtctgcaggaggtgcagttgtaggtagaaatggtttgtctgcaggaggtggagttgtaggtagaaatggtttgtctTCAGGAGATGGAGTTgtaggtagaaatggtttgtcttcaggaggtggagttgtaggtagaaatggtttgtcttcaggaggtggagttgtaggtagaaatggtttgtctTCAGGAGATGGAGTTGTAAgtagaaatggtttgtctgcaggagatggagttgtaggtagaaatggtttgtctgcAGGAGGTGGTGTGGTGGGTCATGATGGTTTAGCTGTAGGCCATGTCATGGAAGGTCAAGATGTTTTTTATGTTGGAGGTGGTCCAGTTGGTTTGGATGTTAATTCTGTTGGAAATGGTGATATTCGATGGGGCGTCAGGTCAAGAAGTGGTTTTTCTGATCTAGATGTTGTTAATAACGGTCGTCTCTTTGATAATGTAAGTGATATGATTTCCCCGCATGTTGGATATGGTGAAAGGGATAGGGAATTAAACAGTGGATTTATTGTGTATGAAAATAGTAGGGATGATGATATGGATGATGATTTGGGTGGTAAAAGGGTTGTGTCTGCTGATAGGGTCCCTTTGAGGTCAAGGTTTGAGCAGCTTCCAGTGGTTATAAGGTCATATATTGATATGCAGTCTGTTTCAAAAAATGCGCCTGTGATGCTTCATCCAGACATTTTAGATAGTTTGATTACTCAACATGACGGGAACATATCAAGATTTGTGTGGGATTTGACTAAACTTTTGTATTCAAATGAAGAAATGATAGATAGCTCATTCAATGGCAAGGGAACAAGAAAAGCATTGTCGCCGAGAAGAAAATCGCTTATTCTAAATGGAGCGCAACAGGCATTTCCTGGAGTTGGAAAATGCACCCAGTATATTGCCACCGCCATCAACAATgggttaaaaaataaaagaacctATCAGAAAAAGAACTAA